The Hymenobacter swuensis DY53 genome includes the window TACCCTGGTCAGCGTTTCAGCCTCGAAGCTCAGTTTCCCGACAGCCTGAGCCGCCGCACGGAGTTCGTGCCCCTGGCTTTTGACAGCCGCCGAATCATGCTGAGTGCCGGAGTGGCCGGGGAAACCAAGCCGCTGCTGTTTGACTCGGGCAGCAGCGCATTTGCTCTCCTCACTAGCCAGGCTACGTGGCAGCAAATGGCTCGTCCCCAGGCCCTAGCCCGTACTTCCGCCGTCAATTCAATGGGCCGCACGCTCACTTCGCATACCATAGCTACGGCGGCTGCTTTGCAGCTGGGCGCGGTGGCACTGCCCCTGCAAACCGTCACGTACATTGAAGGCACCAGCTTGATGGAAAGCCTGCTGATGCGCTTTTCCGGCATGGGTGGTATGCTGGGCAACCGGCCCTTCAACCAGCATACTATTGTGGTGGATGTGAGCCATCAGCGGTTCGGACTGGTGCGGTAGCAGCAAAGCTGTGCAAGATGGGCCCCACCAAAAAAGCGCGACGCAACTTCCGTTGCGTCGCGCTTTTTCATTTTTTCACCTGAAAAAGGTGTTTACTTATGCTTCGGCTTGGTCAGGTTTTTACCCAGGTCCTCTACCGTTTTCAGAAATTCGTCCACGTCGGCATCGGCGTAGGTGCCGTAGGCGGAAGAGATGGTGCCTTTCACGCCGTCGGCGGTTTCAATGACATAGAGAATCGACATATCGTCGGGGTTGCTTTCACCCTCGAAGCGGTAGAAATCCACGATAGTTACTTCGTTGGGCGTGTAGCCTTTGCTCCGGTCGTTATCGATGGTATGCAAACGGCCATCGGTAACGCGGAAGTCGGCCGTGAAGCCATCCTTGTTGAGCTGGCGTTCTACATTCACGAGCGAGCGTTCTTCTTCTTTGTCTTGCATGATGAGGGGCGTTTGGTAGGGAATAGGAAGGATGTCAGATCAGCGGCGGGCCTGCCAACGGAAAGCCCCCGTGCCGGCTATACGTAGCCAGTACGGGGGCAGGTTATATCCGAAGACAAGAATATCGTGCCGTTACGACGCTTTTGTTTCCCGGGCAGCAGCCAGCTCGATGGTTCGCTGCAGCCGATCCACGTCAATGGTAGAGCAAGCTCCGCCGCAGCCCTTAGCGCAGCCGGCGGCACTCTTATCAAAAAAAGCCCGCCAGAAAATCCGCCCTACATAGAACGCAGCCCCGGCAAAGAGCAGTGCGATGATGAGATACTGTATCCACATGATGGTCACAAAACTACGACGAACAGGTTTTGGTTTGCGCCGGGCTGGTTTTTATGGCTATCCGGACTCAATAGAGCGTCATGCTTCATCTGACGTCCGCTTGTCGAAGCATTTCTACCGCTTCGTTTGAATAGTCTGGCAAAGAAGCGGTAGAGATGCTTCTACTTCGCCTCCGGCTTCGCTCAGCATGACGCTCTACCAGTCCTTACTTCCAGACTTCGCGGATGGTGTCCTGCATTTCTTGGTGTACCAAGCCGTTGCTGGCTACCACTTCGCGGCCGAACAGCGGGTCGCCGTCCTGCAAGAACTCCGTGACGCGGCCCCCGGCTTCGCGCACCAGCAGGATGCCGGCGGCTACGTCGTAAGAGTTGAGGTTGAACTCGAAGAAGCCCTCGAAGCGGCCGGCGGCCACGTAGGCCAGGTCGGCGGCGGCAGAACCCACCCGGCGCACCCCGTGCGAGCGGCGCATGAACGAGCCCAGCACCTGCAGGTAGTCATCCATCAGCCCGAAATCGGTGTAGGGGAAGCCGGTGGCAATGAGCGAGCTGTTCAGATCGGGCACGTCGGATACGTGAATGGGCACCTCGTTGCAGAACGCCCCGGCCCCTTTGGCGGCCCGGAAGCACTCGTCGCGCACTACCTCGTACACCACGCCGGCTACCAGTTCCTGGCCCCGGACGAGGCCTACACTCACGCAGTACACCGGCAAGCCGTGCACGAAGTTGGTAGTGCCATCGAGCGGGTCGATAATCCAGTTGAACTCCTCGGCGCGGTCAGCGCCTTCGGTGCCTTCCTCCGTGATGAAGCCGGCCTCGGGCAGCACCTCGCGCAAGCCGGCCACCAGCAGCTTCTCGGTTTCCTTATCCACGTACGACACCAGGTCGTGGACGCCCTTCATTTCGATGTGGCTGCGGTTGAAAGTGGCCGCCTCCTGGCGGATGAACTGGCCCGCGTGGCGCGTTACGGCCGCGAGCTGAAAGCTGAGTTGATTGTAATCCATGAGAAAGAAAGTGTCAGAAAAAGACCTCCGGCGAGCAAGTGTTTTTAGCCCGCAGAGGACGCCGAGCTGTTTCGGCCCGTAGATGCCGAAGCTAGGCTGCAGTTATGCGTCGCCGGTTCAACGCCAGACGGGCCAGCGTGAGCAGCAGCAACAGCACCGCCAGCACCTGGCAGGCGGGCCCGATCAGCTCGCCATGCTGCACGTAGAACGTCAGCTCCGTGTTCAGGTGGACGGTAGCCCGACTCACGGCGGGCACCCACCAACCGGTTTGCTGCGTGATTTCGCCCTTCTGGTTGATGAAGCCTGATATGCCGGTGTTGGCTGAACGGGCTACGTCGCGGCGGGTTTCAATGGCGCGCAGGGTGGCGTACTGCAAGTGCTGCAAGTGTCCCGGCGAATCGGACCACCAGCCGTCGTTGGTGATGATGCCAATGAGCGTGGCCCCGCGCTGCACGTACTGGTTCACGAAGTCGCCGTACACCGATTCGTAACAGATAACCGGGGCTACCTGCAAACCGGGAGTAGCCGTGGGGTACACTGTGCGTTCCGCCTGGGAGCCCAGGCCGCCGGCCGCGCCGCCCAGATCAATCACGAACATCGACAGCCACGGCGGCACACCCTCCACGCCCGGCACCAGCCGGCTCTTGTGGTAGAACTGCGGCCGGCCGGGCGTGCCAGGCAAGTGAATAGCCGCGTTGAACACGTCGTAATAGCCCAGGTCTTGACGGAAGCGGGCCGTGGGGCTGGCGTTGGCTTTATCGGAGCCGTACTGCTGCACGGTGGTCAGGCCGGTTATCAGTTCCACGCCCGGGTGCTGGGCCAGCCACTGGCGGAGCCGCTGCACCTTGGGGTAGCCCTCAAAGCCGGCCTCGAAGTAGGTTTCGTCGAGGGAGGTTTCGGGCCAGAGTACGAGCTTGGTCTGGGGCGTGAGGTGCTGCTCGGTGAGGGTGAGCAGGCGCGTAAGCTGCTCATCGTGCGAGATAAAGCGGGAACCGCCCTCAAACTTCTCCTCGAACGGGTCCACGTTGGGCTGCACCGCCAGCACTTCCGCCTTCGCCCCCTTTTCCTGATATCTGCTTCCTATAAAGTATGACAGGCCGATGGGCAATAGTGCTGCCAGCAGCGGCAGGAGTATCAGCCGCTGGAGCTGCACTCGGGACAAGGGTACGACACCCGAATGGCCGCCCGCCCGGTAATTGCGGAAGGCAAAAAACGCCAGCAAATTCACTACCCACATCCAGAGCGAGCCACCCAGAAAACCGGTATACTCATACCACTGCACCCACTGGTTGGCCTGGGCAAAGCCGTTGCCTAGCGTCAGCCAGGGCCAGGTCAGGAACCAGTGCAGATGCAGCTGCTCGAAGGCAATCCAGTAAATGGGCAGCGACAAATAGCCCAGCTTCGGGCCGAAGTGGCGCTTGGTGAGCCGGAACGCCGTGAGCGGCAGGCTCATAAGCAGAGCGTTGGCAATAACGGCCGTAATACCCCCGGCTAGGGTGCTGTAGCTCACCCAGTACGTAGTGAACAGGTTCCAGAGCAGCAGCAGCAAATAGGAGTAGGCCCACACCTTGCCGTTGCCGGCTCCCTGCCGGGTGAGGTGGTGTTCGAGGTAGAGGTAGGGCACCCAGGCCACCAGCAGCACCGCCGCCAGCGCGGCCGGGTGCACCGGCCACCCCAGCCAAAGCAGTACCCCGCCCAGCACGGCCAGCAGCAGCGGCAACCAGCCGGCGCGGCCGGTTGCGGGGGGCAGCGCGGAAGTTACTTTATTCGTCACGGTCGTTATCGGCATACCGGTCTTGCTTAATGCGTTCTTCTTTTTCGCGGCCCTGCACCACCAGCACAATCTCACCCTTGATGGCAGCGCGGGCGGCAAAATTGGCGGCCAGCTCAGCCAGCGGTGCCGTAATGGTTTCCTCGAATAGCTTGGTCAGCTCCCGGCTCACGGAAGCCGGCCGCTCAGGACCCAGCACAGCGGCCAGCTGCTCCAGCGTTTTCACAATGCGGTGCGGCGACTCGTAGAAAATCATGGTGCGGTGCTCGTGCACGAGTTCCTGCAGGCGCGTCTGGCGGCCCTTCTTCACTGGCAGAAACCCTTCGAACGTAAACCGCTCGGCCCCGAATCCTGACTTCAGCAACGCCGGTACAAAGGCCGTGGCCCCAGGCAGACACTCTACCCGCAGGCCCCGGGCCAGGCA containing:
- a CDS encoding inositol monophosphatase family protein yields the protein MDYNQLSFQLAAVTRHAGQFIRQEAATFNRSHIEMKGVHDLVSYVDKETEKLLVAGLREVLPEAGFITEEGTEGADRAEEFNWIIDPLDGTTNFVHGLPVYCVSVGLVRGQELVAGVVYEVVRDECFRAAKGAGAFCNEVPIHVSDVPDLNSSLIATGFPYTDFGLMDDYLQVLGSFMRRSHGVRRVGSAAADLAYVAAGRFEGFFEFNLNSYDVAAGILLVREAGGRVTEFLQDGDPLFGREVVASNGLVHQEMQDTIREVWK
- the lnt gene encoding apolipoprotein N-acyltransferase encodes the protein MPITTVTNKVTSALPPATGRAGWLPLLLAVLGGVLLWLGWPVHPAALAAVLLVAWVPYLYLEHHLTRQGAGNGKVWAYSYLLLLLWNLFTTYWVSYSTLAGGITAVIANALLMSLPLTAFRLTKRHFGPKLGYLSLPIYWIAFEQLHLHWFLTWPWLTLGNGFAQANQWVQWYEYTGFLGGSLWMWVVNLLAFFAFRNYRAGGHSGVVPLSRVQLQRLILLPLLAALLPIGLSYFIGSRYQEKGAKAEVLAVQPNVDPFEEKFEGGSRFISHDEQLTRLLTLTEQHLTPQTKLVLWPETSLDETYFEAGFEGYPKVQRLRQWLAQHPGVELITGLTTVQQYGSDKANASPTARFRQDLGYYDVFNAAIHLPGTPGRPQFYHKSRLVPGVEGVPPWLSMFVIDLGGAAGGLGSQAERTVYPTATPGLQVAPVICYESVYGDFVNQYVQRGATLIGIITNDGWWSDSPGHLQHLQYATLRAIETRRDVARSANTGISGFINQKGEITQQTGWWVPAVSRATVHLNTELTFYVQHGELIGPACQVLAVLLLLLTLARLALNRRRITAA
- the rsmI gene encoding 16S rRNA (cytidine(1402)-2'-O)-methyltransferase, which produces MADAPKTLLYLVPTPIGNLEDITLRAIRVLGEVDIVLAEDTRTSGRLLQHLGLKKSMLSYHLHNEHQQVQRLLVRLERGETMALVSDAGTPGISDPGFLLVRECLARGLRVECLPGATAFVPALLKSGFGAERFTFEGFLPVKKGRQTRLQELVHEHRTMIFYESPHRIVKTLEQLAAVLGPERPASVSRELTKLFEETITAPLAELAANFAARAAIKGEIVLVVQGREKEERIKQDRYADNDRDE